In the Trichoderma atroviride chromosome 4, complete sequence genome, GTTGGTGGTTTGCGAAAATAAGCGCTCGTGTACTAAGCTGTTCTTCTTGATAACTTCATAAAGTTAGCCACGCCACTACGCGAAAATATTCCAAGCAGTAATACGCACGTCCATCCTCGCGATCTGTATTTGGCTTGGTCCAAATACGCGCTGTGGTTGAAGCGACCTAGAACACGCAATCCGGGCAAAAGCTCTGAGCGAAATTGATGTACTTGACGAGGATTCGAAACCCCAGGCAGCCCTCTCGAGGCTGCATTGTCTTCCGCAACTAGCAAACCCACCATCGCGTATCTATATATCGAGTCCATGGCTTCAATATTAGCAGCCGCATTCTGTGCATTGTCTTGTAGTATACACAGGCTATCAATCCAGATGTAGCGCTCCCCTAATTGACGAGTAAATAGTATGGCATCTTGAATTGTCGGAGATAGTTGGTTCCAAATGTGTCCAATAGAGTCTTTCGCTCGTAGCATATCAACATTCTGAGAAGTCGTCATGAAAGCTATACTATTGCCCCATACATAGCTTAGCGCCAGGTATCGACATGGATATGTCTTGCCAATCAGACAGTTATCAACAACATCGATCACCATGAATCCATCAGGCAGCCGGGAAGCTCGCGTCGCTTCTATAGGGACGTCTTTGCAATCGTGCTCCTTTTCACAGATATTAACCCATTTCTTGACTAGATTTACGTTGACAAACGCATCATTTATGACTCTCGCATCTCCAAGCATAGgtccttcatcatctctgaTATGTCTGATGCTGAATTCGATTTTGTCGACATAGTTGTTCGCTACAAGCCAGAATAACAAGCAAGCATTTGGCAGGTCGTCTGATATGGAAGACCATGTGCCCTGGACCAAAGCTTCGTCTTGCGAAATTCTGTCAGTGCCCGGCCCATCAACAAAGGCTTCAGTCAGGAATCGGCAAAGAGCGCAGTCAGTACGCGCTTTGACTTCGACGAATCTACCCAGCTGATGCATCCGCCGCTCTTCGTAGGGCGACGAACGGAAGGCTGTCGGGCTCAAGCCGAAACTCTGGCATTTCTCGCAAAGCCTTCCAGGTTCCTGCATATCGTGCGCGGCCCAGCTATGCGATCAGCggaagttgaagaaaggaGCCGTAGGGCTTTGTACGGGGCTATGGAGTGGTTCTTGGTGCGGAGAGCCTAACAAGTCCATGACATGCCTGAACAACACACGATAATGGGTGCCCAAGTACGAAATCGCTCCCCACTCCACTTATGGAGTAACATGGCGAGCTATTGGCGCTGAATATCGTTTGCGGGCGCTAAACTCCTGTTAACCGCAAAGCTGGATCTGACTTATTCTCTGTATTGATATGTAATGCTTGGATATACGGAATTGTGTTTTGTGATGACTCGTTTATCAACGACGATTACTGCCGTTGACGTCCAAAGAAGCCCCTTGttttgaagctgaagcttcaTGGGTGGTAAGAATGGACTCAAGCAGATGCAGCTTGACTCGCATGAAGAAATTTCTGGTTACAACGCACATCTCTCCAGCCAATGGTGtagcgagagaagaggggcgAAGAGCGCTGCGGGACACGGAACCAGCAAGCGAGTTCCATCTACAAGATCCATTGGTTGCTAGATGCTGCAGGCTGCTGCATGTATGAACAACAGCGCCTGATTGCTGGCGAATGCACCTATTACTGCGCGCTACATGTCTTATTGGCGCTGCGTGCTGCCACGTATATAATGATGCCCAATGTGGCTTGTAGGAATGGATAGGGAGCCACGTCAATAACACTCCCGTATTACCTGGTCCCTCAATTTGTGGATAGCGCATTTTTGAAGCCAGAGTTGAAGAATATAAAGAGGGCATAACCAAGATTTCTACAATCTTTTCTTGTGCTACAATCAACAACGACTTCTACCAGTTTTCGCAAACATCTCTCCAAAGTTCCCTCTTTCCTACCAACAATTCACAATGGCAATCGTGAGTCTGCTTTATCACTCCAAAAGACGCTACAGCATCTAACATTATAAAACAGCAATCCGTTCAAGTACGACCTCAAAAGGACACCATCGCCGACGAGATCGAGACGTATGTTAATGCTGCACCTTGCAAAAATTGCAATTAAGGCTAAAATTTATTACAGTTTTATCGAGTCTCTGATTGGGCGAACCGTTTCTACCACAGCCTCCAGGGTGCCTGTGTTCTCTTTCCAGTGAGTGGAGATGTCACAAGATAGTGGTGTGAGAAATTTAGAGCTGACTCCAAATAGGACAACAGAAGAGAATGTGCAGAAAATCAAGGAGAAGTTTGGCGACGAAGTCATCGTTGATGTTGTTTAAAGTCATATGGGAAATTCGGCAATCAGATACGCCATCAACTGTTGCATGAAGGCACAGCTGTCATACGAGAACGAGCAGTACTATCATTCACAGCGAGATATATAATAGCTGGGGTTCAACAGAACAGAGTTAGATAGGGATGCATAAAGTAACAGAAAATCTACTGGTCATCACAAAGATACATGCAGAAACGATTAAAAAAATCACACTGAAGTAAAGATACGTGTATGCATCATGCTCTTGCTGTTCTGGCTCACAGATGTGTTTTTGTCCCGCTTACGTTATAGCAGCACCCCTCTTTTCAAAGTGTTTTCAATCGCATCATCACTGACTTTGGGAAAGAGATCCTCCGCTCTAGCATATTGCCTCTATACAAAAGAGTTGGCATTGGATCTCAATCTCTGCCCTGAGCCATACACTTTTCTATCTATCCAAGAATGTGCCGCTATTTGCCAAGGCTTGGACAGAGCGGTCTGACTAcccctcttctccaaagACGGGAGAGAAAGGTTGGCGGGGTCGGCTTCGGGATAACTCATGATTTGTTGGAGCGATCTGTTTAAAATTAAAGGGCCAGTGTTGATTGGCGCACGTAACCTTTCGGATCGCATTCAAATCTCTGTTTATTAAGGGGTCATTCTATTCGAGCATTCTACCCTCAAtcaggagagaaaaagaattgCAGGTTCGCCAATTACCCTGAGCTCCTCTACGTAAGCACCAGGAATGCTGAAAACACTATACATCACACAACGGCGCCCCTATTGTCATTCATATCGATATTATTGCCGCTATTACTCTTAAAATATCATCCTGCAACGTAATATACTTGCCTGCTAATTTTTACAATATATCTCGTCATCAAAGGAGCCGACTACAAATTATACGACATCAGATATAAGAGGTTCGCTCACATATTAAGGCTGTTGAAAATGTAATAACCGTCAGGCTATATAATGAACAATACACTAGATCTATGTCCCTTCATAGCAAGATAATGAACCTTATTTGGCTGAATAACTGTCTCTGTGATTTGGGTCTAGTGGGGTTTGTAGCATTGAGGCTTTTGCCGACCGGCTATAGCGCAGGGGCGAAACAAGGACAGGCCATCCCTATGTAACCCTGCTAACGTGATACTAGATTCAACTGGCAGTGTAGATTCCCCTGCATATAGGAATGCACGGGTGATACCTAGATCATGGCGCAACTTTGAGAGCCTCAACGGCGAAATATGCCTCATTCAGGCTCAATCTGTACGTATATTGCCTAGGACCGTAAAACATGATAGCCTGGACAGCTTGGACTCATTTACCTTACTTTACACTTCAGATGGCTATTCCTTGACATGGATATCACGGAGAAAGTCTTCAGGAACCGCGAGATGACTCCTTCGGCCCGGCTAGTTTAGATCTGTAGCTCAGATTCAAATAGATGTTGACATGAATCACCAGAAGTATAAAGTCTACTGGGGAGCCCAGAGATTGAGATATGAATGAAAACACTACCAATCAAGATTATACTCATTGATTCACTAGTTGtcctttctctctcactGCAGAAAAGGGCCTATACAATCCTACAGGATTATTTTTTACCATTCAAGCTTTGAAACTGAAAGCAAAGCGGACTGTGATACACCAAGGTAAGTATTTCTTATAGCTCAATACGATTCTCCAGCCAGATCCGAATATCTGGCATAATTCGTCCCGCTATTAAGATAGGCTCTTGCTCATCATGTCCGCCAGTGCCGTCTCTATCCGTGTGTTCCTGATATCACGATGAATAAGCCCATGGGACCGTTATTGCTCGCTGCCACGCTTATGGCGAGCGGTGCTATTGCACAGACACAAACTGTCTGGGGACAATGTGGAGGACAGGGCTACAGTGGTCCAACAAACTGTGCCTCTGGTTCTGCATGCTCTACACTGAACCCCTATTACGCCCAGTGCATTCCAGGTGCAACCAGCTTCACTACTTCGACTACCTCGACCAAGTCTCCTGGTTCTGGGTCAAGCACAacatcttcagcttcccAACCAACCGGCTCTGGGCAGACACGATTCGCTGGTATCAACATTGCCGGATTTGACTTTGGCTGCACAACTGATGGAACCTGTGTTACTTCACAGATTTACCCGCCACTGAAAAACTTTGGTGGTACGAATAACCACCCAGATGGTGTCGGCCAGATGCAGCACTTTGTCAACGATGATAAACTAAACATCTTCCGTCTACCCGTTGGATGGCAATATCTCGTTAACAACAACCTGGGTGGAACACTGGACTCCACTGCTATTAGCAACTACGATCAGCTTGTTCAAGGCTGTTTAGCCACTGGAGCATACTGTATTGTTGATATCCACAACTATGCCCGTTGGAACGGCGCAATCATTGGCCAAGGAGGCCCTACAAATGCTCAATTTGTCAGCCTTTGGACGCAATTAGCAACTAAATATGCGTCTCAGTCAAAAATCTGGTTTGGCATTATGAATGAGCCGCATGATGTGGATATTAACACTTGGGGCACAACCGTGCAGGCTGTTGTTACCGCCATCCGTAACGCCGGTGCCACGACGCAGTTCATTTCCCTGCCAGGAACTGACTACCAGTCCGCTGGAAACTTCCTTACCGATGGCAGTTCTACTGCCTTATCTCAGGTGAAGAATCCTGATGGTTCGACAACAAATCTGATCTTTGATCTCCACAAATACCTCGACTCTGATAACTCTGGTACCCATACAGAGTGTGTCACCAACAACATCGCTACCGCGTTCCAGCCTGTCGCCACCTGGCTTCGCCAGAACAAGCGCCAGGGTATTCTGACTGAgactggcggcggcaacacTCAGTCCTGCATCCAGGACGTATGCCAACAGAACCAATTTCTCAATCAAAACTCTGACGTCTTCCTCGGCTACGTTGGCTGGGGTGCTGGCTCATTCGATAGCACTTACCAACTGACCTTGACACCGACCCAAAACGGAAACACTTGGACTGACACtgctctggcagcagcttgctttTCTCGCGCATAGATATTAGGAGGTTGCAGGCGCAGTTAGTCATTTCGTGTCTTTAttgtttatttcttttattgAACATAGTTTTCATAGTCGATATTGTTTGGTGCATTTGGTTTGGCATCGGAAAATGTGAATATTAAACCGATCCCTTCAACTATGCGATATCACTCCATATGTGCTATAGATCTGGTAGGAAACCAGCCAACATGCTTGTGGAGTTTTGCCCAGTGTGCGCCTACAATATGGGTTATTATAACGTCCTTGCCCATATGGCCGTGATGGTACATAATTGAGGAATATTATAAACAATGAGTCGAAGAGTTCGACCAGAGCTGAGAGAACGACAGTTTTAATTTGATGAGATATAcatgctgcttcttgggtAAAACACCTGTACGCACTAGAATGTATGaggcgtttcttttttacatGGTCACTTTGGAGGCTGCATTACAACTGCTTCGTTTACAACTGCCTCAGAAAAAGCAGTGTATCCTTGTCCCTTAACAAACGTCGCGTTCCAAGGTCCCTGCGTCTCTTCCTCAATCAGCTGACTATAAAATACGCCGTGCGCATCGCCGTCAATGTCGCCATAAACCGGATCTCCATCCGATTTGCGCTCATCAGCATAATAAAACCTGTGCATATTCTATTAGATAACAATGAAATTTTACTTCTGCCATAACTCACTTGTATCCGGAGTCCTTGTACTCTTCCGCGAGATAATGTATCAAGTGTGCCGCGCCGGCCTTTCCAACGCCCTGAGATAATAGTGGCCGTACGACCATAAATGGGAGCTTGTTTCCGGTATAAATGAAAGTCTTCGATGACTGTTGAGGCAGCTCAGCGAAAGATTTGATGGCCAATTGCGCCGCAACATACGCAGACACAATATTGGCATTGTTATCGGATTGGAAAGCTGCGATTTGCTCCGCGATTGTTGACGAACTCACCAAGGCAAgcgaagaagctgatgagtTAACTTGAAGTGTTAAAGTTACCCTTACTTATCATTGAACATATTTCGCGTGGAAATGAAGAGACGCACCATTGTAGAGCACAACGCTTGGATGCCCAAGTTCAGTAATAACTTTGGAGAAAATGCCCTCAACTGAGGATGGATCAGAGAGATCAGCTTGAATCTGGACATAGTCTTTTTCGCTTTCCGAGTCCTTCTTTGTGCGGGATACTATTGCAACCTTGTAGCCCTTTGCTGCAAATGctcgagcagcagaagtCCCAACCTTGGGTCCATAACCCAGGATTAGAGCAACGTTTTGGGTCATAGTGCAATGTCAAAAATCACAAAGGATACAGAGTATATGATGCTAATATGGCTCTTTTCCATTTCTACATTGTGCTTCTTATACTTCTTATACCAGTGATATATCTAATTATTTGGAAGCTGGCATTCAGCCATCTTACCAATCAATCGATGGTGCACTCCGGAAATAGTTGCACTCATTTTGTAATGCTGCCGCGGCTCCACTTCATCCACTAGTCCCCTTTTTGAAGCTTGGTGGGTCTCTTCTGTTGCTtcggaagatgatgatggcgatgtcgGTAAAAGTTTCTTGCCTTTACACAACGGAAGACCATGATTTGCGTTGACGCAAAGGAATAGAGAGTTTAGAGAATATGCTGGCTATCTTGCTATTCACTCGGGTTATATATAAGCAGATGATGCGAACGCGAAATATGAAGTTGAAGTGAAAATCATCAATCTCTCACTTCTCAAGAACTTTACTACTGCAGCTAATCCAACATGGTTTTCACTAAGCTTATTATTGCTGGAAGCACCGGCTATGTTGCTGACCATGCGATCCGCGCCATACTGGCCTCGACCAAGCCCAAGTTCGATGTCACCATCTTGACTCGAGCCAATAGTGGAAAGGCACCAGCATCCATACCAGGGGCAAGAATTGTCCCAGTCGATTACAACGATCATAATGGCTTGTGAAAACTATCACTGGAGCTGATGCAATCCTATCTTTCATCTCTGGCCCTGTATCTAAAGCTGTCGATCGGTCACTGCTTAAGGCGGCGCAGGAAGCTGGCGTTCGACGCATTTTCCCATCAGAGTATACTTTGGACATTCTGCATCCTGCCGCAGTGAGTCTCCTGACTGAAGGCGGTAACTGGCCCGACGATACTTCACCAGTTGTAACTGCTCGGAAATTCGCCTCCCTGGCCGATGAAGGGGGGCCGACGAGCTTTACGACACTTATCCCGTCTGCCTTTATGGATTCATGGTTGGAGGGAGATTTTGGTTTGTTCGATCCCAAAAATCGCAAGGTCACGGTGTTTGATAGCGGAGACCACTATTTCGCGGGATGCTCACTCCCATTTCTCGGGGCTGCTATTGTCGCTGTTCTTCAAATGGACGAAGAGAAGACTAAGAACAAGCGCATCCCCATAACCGAAGTGCGTGCGACCATGAACCAAATTGTGGATGCATACGAAGAGCTCCTCGGCGCCAAGTTTCAGAAAGATCAAGTCACAACTCAGGATTTGCTGAACAAGAGAAATGCAAATCTGGCCGCCGGAAACTCGTTTGCTGCGCTGTTTGACAGCATCATCGTGGGTGCATTTAATGGAAGTGGAGCGGCCGACCCCGTGGGCGGCTTGGACTTCGACGGCGATGGTTTTCTTAtagcgaagaggaagaccCTCAAGGAGCTGACTACGGAAGCTCTCAAGAAGATCGGAGCT is a window encoding:
- a CDS encoding uncharacterized protein (EggNog:ENOG41~TransMembrane:1 (o28-47i)) — translated: MDSWLEGDFGLFDPKNRKVTVFDSGDHYFAGCSLPFLGAAIVAVLQMDEEKTKNKRIPITEVRATMNQIVDAYEELLGAKFQKDQVTTQDLLNKRNANLAAGNSFAALFDSIIVGAFNGSGAADPVGGLDFDGDGFLIAKRKTLKELTTEALKKIGAI
- a CDS encoding uncharacterized protein (EggNog:ENOG41) yields the protein MAIQSVQVRPQKDTIADEIETFIESLIGRTVSTTASRVPVFSFQTTEENVQKIKEKFGDEVIVDVV
- a CDS encoding uncharacterized protein (EggNog:ENOG41); protein product: MTQNVALILGYGPKVGTSAARAFAAKGYKVAIVSRTKKDSESEKDYVQIQADLSDPSSVEGIFSKVITELGHPSVVLYNASSLALVSSSTIAEQIAAFQSDNNANIVSAYVAAQLAIKSFAELPQQSSKTFIYTGNKLPFMVVRPLLSQGVGKAGAAHLIHYLAEEYKDSGYKFYYADERKSDGDPVYGDIDGDAHGVFYSQLIEEETQGPWNATFVKGQGYTAFSEAVVNEAVVMQPPK
- a CDS encoding uncharacterized protein (SECRETED:SignalP(1-21)~CAZy:GH5); translated protein: MNKPMGPLLLAATLMASGAIAQTQTVWGQCGGQGYSGPTNCASGSACSTLNPYYAQCIPGATSFTTSTTSTKSPGSGSSTTSSASQPTGSGQTRFAGINIAGFDFGCTTDGTCVTSQIYPPLKNFGGTNNHPDGVGQMQHFVNDDKLNIFRLPVGWQYLVNNNLGGTLDSTAISNYDQLVQGCLATGAYCIVDIHNYARWNGAIIGQGGPTNAQFVSLWTQLATKYASQSKIWFGIMNEPHDVDINTWGTTVQAVVTAIRNAGATTQFISLPGTDYQSAGNFLTDGSSTALSQVKNPDGSTTNLIFDLHKYLDSDNSGTHTECVTNNIATAFQPVATWLRQNKRQGILTETGGGNTQSCIQDVCQQNQFLNQNSDVFLGYVGWGAGSFDSTYQLTLTPTQNGNTWTDTALAAACFSRA